A stretch of the Vigna radiata var. radiata cultivar VC1973A chromosome 7, Vradiata_ver6, whole genome shotgun sequence genome encodes the following:
- the LOC106765822 gene encoding bifunctional riboflavin kinase/FMN phosphatase — protein MSVAKKLIRCVILDLDGTLLNTDGIVGNVLKVLLGKYGKEWDGREAHKIIGTTPFEAAAAVVQDYELSCSTTEFLSEISPLFSDQWHNIKALPGANRLIKHLKSHGVPMALASNSPRESVEAKISYHDGWKNSFSVIIGGDEVRTGKPSPEIFLEAARRLNIEPSSCLVIEDSVPGVTAGKTAEMEVVAVPSLPKQSHLYTAADEVINSLLDLHLEKWGLPPFEDWVEGTLPLDPWYIGGPVVKGFGRGSKVLGIPTANLSTKGYSDLLSEHPAGVYFGWAGLPARGVFKMVMSIGWNPYFNNKEKTIEPWLLHDFNEDFYGEELRLVVVGYIRPEANFPSLESLVAKIHEDRRVAEGALDLPLYSSFKNDSYLRSS, from the exons ATGTCGGTTGCAAAGAAGTTGATTAGATGTGTTATCCTTGACTTGGACGGCACGCTTCTCAATACAG ATGGCATCGTAGGCAACGTTTTGAAGGTTTTGTTAGGAAAGTACGGAAAGGAATGGGACGGCAGGGAAGCTCATAAAATAATAGGAACGACACCGTTTGAAGCTGCCGCTGCAGTTGTGCAGGATTATGAACTTTCCTGCTCGACGACTGAATTTCTCTCTGAAATCTCGCCTCTCTTCTCTGACCA GTGGCACAACATCAAAGCACTTCCTGGTGCTAATCGATTGATTAAACATTTGAAGAGTCATGGCGTTCCGATGGCCTTGGCGTCAAACTCTCCAAGGGAAAGCGTTGAAGCCAAGATATCTTATCATGATG GATGGAAGAATTCTTTCTCTGTTATAATCGGTGGAGATGAAGTAAGAACAGGGAAACCGTCCCCCGAAAT ATTCCTTGAAGCTGCTAGGAGGTTAAACATTGAGCCCTCCAGCTGTCTTGTCATTGAAGATTCTGT ACCTGGGGTTACTGCAGGTAAAACTGCTGAAATGGAAGTAGTTGCTGTACCATCACTTCCAAAACAGTCGCATCTCTACACTGCAGCAGATGAGGTGATCAATTCCCTACTTGATTTGCATCTCGAAAAGTGGGGTCTGCCTCCCTTTGAAGATT GGGTGGAGGGAACTTTGCCCTTAGATCCTTGGTATATTGGTGGTCCTGTTGTCAAGGGATTTGGTCGTGGCTCGAAGGTACTGGGGATCCCTACAG CAAATTTATCGACAAAGGGATATTCAGATCTCCTTTCAGAACATCCTGCGGGAGTTTATTTTGGTTGGGCTGGATTGCCCGCAAGAGGTGTTTTTAAAATGGTGATGAGCATTGGTTGGAATCCATATTTTAACAACAAAGAAAAGACTATA GAACCATGGCTACTTCATGACTTTAACGAGGATTTCTATGGGGAAGAACTGCGGCTTGTTGTAGTTGGTTACATACGTCCCGAG GCCAATTTTCCATCCCTTGAAAGCTTGGTAGCTAAAATTCATGAAGATCGCAGAGTTGCTGAAGGGGCTCTTGATCTTCCCTTATATTCAAGTTTTAAGAATGATTCGTATCTGAGAAGCTCTTAG